The DNA window tACCTTGAATAAAACCATAACCATGCCCAAAGTACCAAAGTCCAGACCCTGCAAACATGGTGCCAATGCACCACACCTCCAAAATTTATAGCACAAACATGGATGCACAAGCCTCACATCACAGCTTCTCCAAAATTTATAGCACAAACATGGTGCCAATGCAACGTGGTATACTTCTCAATCCTAATAGAGTTAATAATATCTTAATTCTTCAATAATAAAGGACAATATTTAAGAAAATACCACCCAACTATATTCTTACCTCATTCTTTATCAAGAGGACTGGATGCATCAGGAACCTAACATAAAAgcaatagatataattttgtcACATATACAGATGCATGTTACTTAAAAACTAATATACCAAGCTCCATAAAAGAACAATTTACCTCTCTATTGGATGCTCCATTAGATCCAGAAGTTCCAAATTCATAAGGAAATATCTTACTCATACATGCTCTGAAAAATTTAAGTTCAGATTTCATATTGTTCAGTTCATCAGCATGTCTTTGTTCCATCAATTTCATTCCATCCTTTAATTTTTGGATAGTTTCATCAGTTGCTGCATTGCAATTCGAAGTTTCTCCTTGTTCAAATGCTGATGACCTCCATAAACTTGTTACAGTTGGACCAAGTCCTACCCCACGCATTCGACCATTCCTTTCAGGGCCCATTACTTGGGAGTACACATCACCTTCCCAAGCAACACTCTCTGGAGGTTGCTCAATAGAGTCTGGAGTTTGACTTAGCTTTTCCAACATTATTTCCTAAACACATTAATTAGGGTAAAAAATTTTCCTTCAGAAATCAAAAATCATTACAAGGACAAACCACAACATCATTCCAATTTCCAATATGTATATTGAAATAGGTTAAGATTACTTACAACTCTTCTGGCTGACTCTTGGTCAATTGGTCTCCCATCTTTACGGTCCTTATGCGTTTCAATAAATATTTGAGCTCGTGATGGCTCTACCCCATCCTTAGCCTGGTAAGAATCATTCAAAATTGAAGTATTTGCAGAAATTTGTACATACATATTATTCACAATCACTTAAGTATGAAGTACCTTTTCAGCCatcaaacgtgcaaaactttTCGATCCCGCTGTGTGAGCCATAGTTTGTTTTGCgcgatttattttatttatagtgCTGCGTTTCTTACATAATGCAAAAAAGTATAAACTATGATATATAAATCCCTTAATATCGATCATACTATATAAGACataattgatggatcgtacttaacacaagaggggggggtgaattgtgtccccaaattccgataggaatctctttttaaaatttaaaaggaaatcaatgtcaattaacaattagcacacaaatttggactctaatgattatcttaatcaatattcatttcaatgcaagatgtgatacaatatggtgaatgatcaattatcaaataatcaaggaattgcaaaaacagattttttaaacaacacactgcgcacagattttacaactcaaatttcacctagcaaatcaagtcagaattcaatgaaatttggtatgcagtatcacaacaccctaatgaatactatatcaaaaattcagattaaaattcaaagtttagctatgtgaacagtgcacggacagactggtggttcagaaaattctgcaatcaaaacacttaatcaatcaacaagcaagcaatgcaatcaagaaagtccacacagcaatttatagtagttcggagactcttctcctacatctactacctaggttcaccaacctaggatttttcaaccttcactaaggatgtggttttctcaagagctccacaaaactcacaagggtttttaggtcacccttaaaactgaagatttcaagacaatcttcaaactttacaaccaagggtttcaagcactcccttaaactcaacctcaacaaggtttttgcccaaagaagggacttttacaagtgtttggtataaatggttcactcaaggtttgcactaagcaaatagggttgaggaacactcaagaatcacaatatcacctcacgggttggatagaaaatgaagaataatgaggattttcgaatctgaaaataagaagccaaatgagaagcactccctctttgcaaaagcaaaatagtgaggaagcctttagagtggcttgggtagaagcttggattcaatggcacaaactagcttggaagctttgagaacaagaatttcttcaatgtaattttggcttctccaagttggaatgaggaagaaccccactttataatttaccaagctcttgtgatttccaccattggatctttttccatcttcaaatctcgaccttcaattacatgtgcaaatcttggccatttaatgaatagatcattaaatcttgaccttacaatatgtagccgttgcacttgcattattttccaagtctagctttccaagatttgagttgtcatgtgcacttgcagccatttttgacaatttgatcaaacttgcaccaaatcttgaccttggtatctccaacaattttgtcatctttgaccatttgatcaaacttccaccaaatcttggccttggtatctccaatgatttcctacaaaatgtgtagcaacttgcaaccatctttgactccaaaaatcaaataaGATCTTCttctaagtcaaaaattgcaagcaagaatatggtcttatgcacaaccattggattcaccttttaaatgatcatcttaacccttcaagtcttgttgtaatctgatccattcataattcaaaacaattcaatctcggccatagattagtgtaccgttggagcttgtagtcttcaagaatatcttcataatctaagtcttgtctagttgcaaaacatactttctcatctcttacaaatttcaaccattgcatttgtcctttagcttcatcaattttcttctcacaaaaatcttatcattgacctcaataaaggaagcatgtgcaagatcttgtttgatgaagataagagatccttcacatgaccaaacatgtccctccaatcttgacttcaaactctgaatttggcagcaccaatatatccatattatacagccctaaggctagttccaatcatcaatcaaaatgccttagtggaaggttgatgaacataggtttttcttggttttctagagatccaagctcatacttgaaaaccggacttcaattcacctgagcatactgaactctgagtcatatgagaccacaatgatgattaacctacaaggaaataggaggtagaactcctcaattgtatgtaagctcaaagagcttcatatggagcgcataggttaattacattagaaaaacaacccagaaaattcatattactgcatgataaatcattttatatgtattagaatgtccatgtaaaatttcataacaatcggaaatcgtttggtcactcaaccaagcaatttgatcactaatagtgaaaccgataaattctaagtgtaaattcaaagtcattttgcaaactcagtgtaaatgaccttttctcttgaactttactaaatcaaatatgttcatagtgatgaaactaagatgcacacgaaatttcatttaaatcggagttcatttggttcactacgttcacaaaaaacacatatgcacaaaattaggtaaaacctagttttggcggaatttaagcatatgaccaaatatatatgtgatgcacttaatttctcatgattatagtcctagaacatatattaaaccttcatgtgcatgtggttcaagtttcaagtaatttggacataagtaagataaattatgatcattagaagattaataccctaacttagtccatgtatatttattttcaaaacttaatttccagcactatctcaaaaatatatagataccaaattcacataaagatatgcataagccttcatttgtatatgcacaattaagatattaaacaattaaccaaataaccatttaagcatgttttctagcattttaggatatgttcaagtaaagcatgctcacacacattttagtatacaatcatacacaatcatcaaaaacacaatgttgactagacactaagtcttggtccaacaatctcttcatattccattcgtataaatattcaaaagtaagaatcatcataaaccaatatctttctcaagaaatcttcaaggatggatactcctaactctccacctgtaaaaaggtctagaactgataaaggttctacttctaaagaagaagaaggtggaggtgatcccagattcaacctctcccctataagggaagacgtatacgaggacgatccccagaaaactatcgaatctctacaagaagctttgagggaaaccaaaaggagacttaaaaaagcaaccgacaaagttcaagactacaaaaggcaacttatggtttcaaggtatgccatacaaggtgttcgatatatgtcatggggcagacaagcaagtactcatgacccagataaattgcacgaagcaatcactgagatcacagtacaacttggatctgttgcagatggaatagacagtgttctttataccctagaataaaatctttgtccaacaataATAACTATCTTAATGTTTATCATTGTAGCTTTGATTTATCTGTTGTCCATATTTGGATCAGCCCATTCCATTGGTCTCTTGGTATGCGCTCTGGCCTGTTATTACGCATTGCAGTTTTGTACTTTTCTAGAAACTCATTCCTTAGTTCACATTTATAATCCTTCCACTTTCTTCCAAGAGATTTCATCACCCATTTTAGACCATGGGGAGGGATTGAAAATTTTCCCTGCATAAGACAAATAAAGCTTAGAAATTAGTAGCCTTGaactatgaaaaagaaaaaaaaattagaaaaagagcTGGTCTTGAGTGACTTGTATTTTAGTAGGATGTGTGTCTTGTATTTCCACAAACACAATCACTTAACATAAAAGAATAGGAGCTGGTTTTGAGTCTCCTGACTGATCTAAAGGTTTTTCACACACTAATGGCAATCACGATTAGCAGAGAAGTAGATAAGAGAAAATGAATCAATGTACAGGGAAAATGAATCAATGTACAGGAAAACTTTAGAACTAATATAGATTCAATATTCTTGCATGAGCAAAATTAAATTTACCTGGACAAACTTTAACAGTTCCTTTTTTTCATGTCTTGGAAAAACCCTCCAATCTTCAATATTTAGAggagacataactgggtctctTGCAATAATGCCCAAAAAACTAGCAAGTACACGTCCTTCACGTCCAATAGCTTGTCCACGTTTGTTGAACTCCACAATAATCCTTTCAGTTAAAGACTGACTAAAAATGTCACTAAGTAAAGTAGGACCTCTTTTGTTCGTCGGTGTTGAATGTtcttaaaataatataaagtgCATCAGCAAGCTTTGAATAGTAAAAATATCACATGAATTAAATGCATTTATGCAACCATAGAATTCCAATCTAATGAAATTAATGATACCATTACTATCTGTAGAAGGTACATCAACCAAAGAGTCTGTAGCTGGCAGACTTTGTGCATCAGAATCTGATTGTGTAGGAAGCTGATTATTATTGTGTTCCACATGGTCTTCAGATGGGATTTGATGCTCACATTGAACATCCACATTAGATTGTGGCTGCACCTCTATAGTTGATTTACGTAAACGTCTGCTTTTCACCATTGCAATCTACTATatataatagtaaaaaaaaaatattggacgGATTACAAATAAccataaaaattaaagaaaataatgctAGTCATTTTCATAAAAGAGGAATATACTAAACCCATTGTTTATTATCATCTGTAAAGGAACAAAAACACATAACAGTTACCAACTAAAATGTAATATCGTATTCAGTAACGAAAAAGGcaaagaaaaatcatccatcaaCAATTAGGATCACttccaccatcatcatcatcagtatcTTGGACCATAACTTTATTTTGTTCCATTGTTGTACTAATAATTGTCCCATCTACACCGCTTCTCACCCAATTTAAATCATCTTGTTCTATTTGGAGTGTTTCATCCAATAGAGGAAAAATATAAGACTCATTATTCGTACGCACACCCAAGTCACCATTGGAGGACTCATCTCCCATATCAAAAGTGTCTCTAGGATTTATTGGCAAAGGAATGAACCACTCCAATTCCCGACGATCTTGGACAAAAACAACTTGTTGAGCTTGAGACACAAATATAAATGGTTCATCACTCAAACGTTCACCTGTATGCATCATATGAGATAGTTTAATCAACTTGAACCCTAATGAATCATGCTTCACTCCTCTACCTTGGGTTACATCAACCCAATCACATCGAAAGAGAATCACCCTAAACTTGTCGTAATAGTTCAATTCAAGTATGTCAGTCAATGAACCATAATATATAACATCACCAAACACAGGGCGTGAGTCACTAGTACATGCATAACTTTGCGTTTTTGCAACAACCATGACTCCACTGTTTTGGGTAGTCATATCCATCTCATACTCCTTGGTTCGAAATCTATACCCATTATTCATATCAATTACTTTGAATCTCCTTGCAATATGATTTGGACCCCGACCAAGTGCATTAATGTCATCAGAAGAACTATCAGACTCCTTAACCTATGACATGAATAATGATAAATCTTGTTAAGATTGCATACTAATGATAATACTGACAAAGAGagttaaaattataaaaaaaaatttagcttACCTTATCACTAAACCATTCATGAAAGCTTTCACTGTGTAATTTATCTATCTCACGTTGAGATAGACGCCTTCGCCTATTAGTTCTCTTGATCATACTTATATGTTctctaaacacaaaaaatcaGATAAATTAGGCTCTATTATTTTCTATTAATATATTCATATTCTCTAATATTATTACTTACTTTCTAAAAGCTTCTACTTCTGGGCAATCACAATTAAAGAGCACATAACGATGTGCTTGGATCCACATTTTTTCATCCATCAAGAAACCTTGGGTATTCCCATATGGTTTTCCTATAATTGGGAAGAGAGTTGATCCTTCAATTATTTCGACTTCACTGTCTGCATGATTCCTCACGGATCGATTGGGCATCATTTCTGCATCTTCTAAGTAACGAGAGCAGAATGTAAACATTCTGCCGCAATGTACGCTTCTGCTATAGAACCTTCAGGACATGCTTTGTTTCGCACATAAGACTTCAAAGTTGACAAATATCTACATtaaaagagaaattaaattCATTTACATTGTTAATGCATAATTGATCTATAATAGTACAAGAAAAAAGTAGAATGTTAACTTCTCAACTGGATACATCCAACGATATTGTACCGGTCCAGCAATCATTGCTTCACTTGCCAAGTGAACTACTAAATGCACCATAATTGTGAAGAATGATGGTGGAAATATCCTCTCGAAATTACAAAGAGTTAAAATAACCTTCGATTCAAGTCACTTAAGCTCTTGTATGTGAAGAGTTCTAGCACATAATCCCCGAAAAAAGGAACATAACTCAATTAAAACAGAAGTTACATTGTTAGGTAAAGTTCCTCTCAATGCGACAGGAAGAAGTTGTTGCATAAGGACATGACAGTCATGGCTTTTCAAACCTGAAAATTTACGATTCTTTCGAATACAACGTGAAATATTTGATGCATAACCATCTGGAAATCTAACATTCTCCAAAACCtcatagaaaagcttttttTCATGTGCAGTCATGGTAAAACAAGCAGGAGGCAAATAAGTCCTCCCAGAACCTCGTTGTTGGGGCCATAAATCTTTTCTGATATTCAACTCTTTCAAATCCAATCGAGCATTTAAGTTATCCTTTGATTTCTTGTCAATATTCAACGATGTACTCACCAAGTTGTCACATACATTCTTTTCAATATGCATCACGTCAAGATTGTGACGCAGTAAGTTAAAACCCCAATAAGGAACTTCGAAAAAAACACTTCTCTTTTTCCATGTACCCTTCTTTACCCCACTAACTTTATCACTAGCCTtaccaagattgaacttgatcCCCCTCATTTGATGTAAAATTTCTGATCCTGATAGTACAATCGGTGCATATCTTAATTCTTTGGTCCCATCAAAAGATTTTGCATCATTTCGGTAGTTTGAGCTATGATCCAAAAACCGACGATGATACatgtaacaaaatttctttccaTACTTTAATCGCATAGAACTAGTATCTTCATTACAAATAGGACATGCAAAACGACCATAGGTACACCAAACAGACAAATTACCATATGCAGGAAAATCATTTATTGTCCACATTATAGCTGCCCGCAGATTGAAAGTTTCTTTGGATGATGCATCGAATGTGTCTTCTCCAACCTCCCACAATTCAATCAACTCTTGTACAAGAGGTTGCAAATATACATCTATGTTGTTACCAGGGCCATTTGGACCAGGAATTAACAGAGAAAGTATGAAATATGGTTGCTTCATACACAACCATGGTGGTAGATTGTATGGCATTAAAATCACCGGCCATGTACTATAAACACTTTGTAGTGTCCCAAAAGGGTTGAAACCATCACTGGCAAGCCCTAATCGGACATTACGTGGGTCCTTAGCAAACTCTGGATATTGTAAATCGAACCTCTTCCACGCTTCTGAATCAGCTGGATGCCTTAAGGCACCGTCTTTAATACGATCATTTGCATGCCATTTCATCAATTCTGATGTTTTGGATGACATGTATAATCGTTTGAGTCTTGGCTTCAAAGGAAAAAACCTTAACACCTTTGCTggagttctcttttttttccccaatgtATTATTAATCAAATTATTCTCAGCATTTTTCCATCTAGATGCCCCACACAttgaacatgcatcattgtTACTCTTTTCTTTCCAAAAAAGCATGTAATCATTAGGACAAGCATGAATCTTTTCGTATTGGAGACCTAATCGATCAATGATCTTCTTTGCTCCATTAAAGGAGTTTGGAAATGTTTCAGCAACAGGAAACgcttttttaatcattttaagcAACACACTAAATGACTTATTGCTCCACTTAAACAAGCACTTGGCATGATACAAATAAAGCACATAAGAAAGTACAGTGAAGTTCTTGCACCCAGAATATAATTCTGTATCAGCATCTTCTTGTAATCATTTACTTTTTCGGCATGTGAAGATTGATTagctttttcatgttcttgtgcaaaaAATCCTTCTGCAGTTTGTTTTCCTAAAGCTTCTCCATCTATATTCATATTCTCATGTAGGTTGTTCACTCCTAAAGCTCCCtgtatcatttcattcatattATCAACCCTAAATATTTCTTGTTCTAGGTGATGACCTTCAATAGGATTCGACCTTGACTCACCATGGTGATCCCAAACCCTGTATCCTGGCATAATGCCAATTACAACTAGATGATCATACACCTCTGCTCTGTTTCCATACTTGTAAAGCACACATTGCTGACACGGACATGGGATTTTTCCTCCTTCTGGTTGACTCCTAAATGCAAAATTAAGAAAGCTCTCCACTCCATCAGTATAAACTTTGCTAAGTCTACTATAATCCATCCATATTTTACTGTTATAATGACATGTTACACTagtgaaagaacaaaaaatatatattagatttcTATCCCTTAATTTTGCATATCAAATATATAATATGAGACATAAAGTACATTTATAATTTAAACATATATGAATATTTCATAAATTCATTCAAAACATCGCAGAGAAATCAACACAAATTAAGCTTCGAATAGTCCCAATGAACTATAAATCAATGCAATCTAATAGTTTATTTAGCATAAGCAGTTACTATTATATAAGAGAGTGATCACTAGAAATCATTTAAAACCTAGAAGATAATAGATCGTCAATGCACAAATGATCCAACTAAAACCATGAAAGGACATACCAAAATCTGCAAAGATAAAGAAACATTGAAATTGTTGCTGTCTTACCAGAGCTTGCACAACACAGACTCTCAaaggatgatgatgaacaatTTTCCGTCTCTACCACCACAGAAAGTGCAAAAAGGGTCCTGGCAGTGTTCAACAATTGAAGAATAATCAATAAGAGTTAGAGTACTTCGTAATGCAATTGTCATAGATGAATGCAATGAAATTCTAAGTTTAAAATTCAATAATTCCACTCACGGGCATAAAGTAAAAAAACTTTCATCAAACAATTATCAGAAATGTGAATCCAGCATTTTgcttttccaattttcttcgAGTGATGAACATGTCAATAGCTTGAGAGATATTCTAGTGACAATGTTTACAAATAATCACCTTCAATtctgtaagaaaattaaatgtGCCAATGTGCTTGTTCACACACTTTTCAAGAATGACTTGGCAGAAAAGTTCTGATATAGTGCACAAagctttactttgataaatttatgGCCATCTGGTAGGGCCAAAAAGCAAATCGTTTTCAGTGATAGAGTCATGGAACCATCACttgatttctatatttttttgacatgaaataGCGATCCAAGCTCTTGGAGTAGTTAAGATGAGCTTTTTGGCCCTACTAGATGAACTTGCAACGCTAATTGTCACAGTTAAATAAAATCCACACTTATATATGAACAAAAACCATcaagtatatacatacatatttatatGTGAATCAAAGTTTATTTGAGTAGCAGGTGAAATATCATATCGGAGGCAATCTGAATAACTCCGCGTATCGAATGAGCAATTCTTAAACTTCGTCAAAAATTAGTGAGATCAATTGCAAAACACGAAAGAACCTCTTCGTGTGATAGATCGATACAAAGTATTGTTTAATGAAGAAGAATTGCAGAAGAAAtagagatagagaagaaaaagagagtccAATTCTCAGTATTCATTAAAAGAGTCTTTACAGATGTGAGACGTACCTTGTGGAGGGCAACAATATCGTCTCCTTAGTCTTCGTCGTCGCCGCCTTGGTTCCCGTCAAATTCGTTGCTGTCGCCTTCGTCTCTTTCGCCTTTGTTGTCGTAGCCTTCCAAACTGGTTAGAATATGTGACTGTTGTGGAATGAGGGGATTGGAATTTGTCTCAAACGAAAACAATCCCAGCAAAATGAAAAGGGGATTTCAGCTAGGTTTTCAATCGGAAACAATCCCAGcagaatttattatttttgacagaaaaaatttatttttgaaataaaattatctAAAATAAAGAGGGAACGAAATACAATTTCGCGCCACCAACGAAAAAGTGATTGTTTTGGACTCTTCACCTAGGTTTATAGTGGCAATCGATATTGCCAGTATTGCCCAtctcaaaataaattatataaaagtTATAGTGGCAAATGACTAAAACGTCGGTAAACAATTGTCAGTAAAAATCTATTATGGTGTAGTGGGTAGAAATATTATCTTTGTGAGAATTTTGTTGTCTGCCATAGTTGTTCTCTGAATTTCTCTTTCCTTGAGCATTTCTGTTGTTGTATGGCTTAGGAGGAACATTGGTAGGTGTATTAGTGAAAGTTTTGAAAGCCATGGCCATAGCTTCTTGAGTAATTGTAGAACTCTTATCTGTCAGTTTCTGTTTTCTCTCTTCTTGAGCAACTATATTGTATGCTTTGTTGATGTCTGGAAAGGGCTGCATCAGTAGAATTTGACTTCCAACTGCACTATAGTTTTCATGTAGTCCCATGAGAAATTGCATTACCTTTTCCTTGTCCCTTTTAACTCGAATAGGATCAAGAACATCACAAGGACAAAGACCACATTTGCATTTAGGCAGTGCTTCATACTCTTGAAGTTCATCCCAAAGGCTTTTCATTTTGTTGTAGTAATCAGCAACTGTCTGACCATTCTGTTTCATGTTGGAGGTTTCCTTCATGATTTCATAAACACTGGTTTCATTCATGACAGAGTACCTACCCTTTAAGTCTTCCCATAAATCTTTAGCTGTCTTCCAAGCAGATACACTATGGAGATGTTTGGTACAACTGAATTTGTAAGCCATGTTTTGATAAGGCCATTTGCTTGTTTCCACAGAGCATAGAGTTGATCTGCAACAGCTGGTGTTGGAAAGGATGCATCAATAAATCCATTTTGTTTCTGGCTTCTAGTGCATTCATGAAGTTGGCACTCCAAACTTGATAATTGGCTCCATTTAACTCCAAAGAAATTAGTTTAGAAACAGAGAAGTCATTTGGCAAAAGGTTGTAAGGATTAAGAAAAGGGTTTGTGGTGTTAGATGGAGCTGGAATGCAGACGGGTGCATTTTGAGATGGAGTAGGTAGAAGAGGTGGTAATGAATTATGGTTAGGGAGAGACTGAGGAAGATAGTTTAGAATTGGAGTGGGTGGTGCCATGCTAGTGGTATTGTAGTTCAAACCTGATGTAGATTGAGtacttgtatttgtattttcagCTGTGTTTGCAGCTGTGGTAGCAGAAAGAGCTTGAATAGCCCTCATCAATTGAGATACTTTAGAGACCGATTCTGAAGTCATACTAGCATTAGCTGCAGGTGCAGTCATGACTATGGAAAGAGTTTGAACTTTCCTCAAGAATTGAGTTAACTCAAATATAGAATCTAAGTTCATGAAGGAGTCAGTGgcgggtgggggtgggggtgggggtggtggtggtggtggtaaatCGGTAGGCTCCAATatcatattatattttgtatCTAACAAAATATCTTGATTATTTGCAGGACAAGAAGATCAAGAAGAGTGAGAAGGAGCAGAGgatggagagaagaagaagatggatgaATAGTTTTTCATTTCAAAAAGTAACTCGTACAACGGCTCAATTGGGCATTTATATGTAAAGTAGACAATATTGGTATGAATAGTATGTCTGTACAAGTGATAAGACTAAAgtgaaacaaaatatttaaatgaaCAACAAAGCTTAAAAGAACCCCA is part of the Tripterygium wilfordii isolate XIE 37 chromosome 7, ASM1340144v1, whole genome shotgun sequence genome and encodes:
- the LOC120002584 gene encoding uncharacterized protein LOC120002584, yielding MGNTVWKATTTKAKETKATATNLTGTKAATTKTKETILLPSTRTLFALSVVVETENCSSSSFESLCCASSGKTATISMFLYLCRFCKIWMDYSRLSKVYTDGVESFLNFAFRSQPEGGKIPCPCQQCVLYKYGNRAEVYDHLVVIGIMPGYRVWDHHGESRSNPIEGHHLEQEIFRVDNMNEMIQGALGVNNLHENMNIDGEALGKQTAEGFFAQEHEKANQSSHAEKCLFKWSNKSFSVLLKMIKKAFPVAETFPNSFNGAKKIIDRLGLQYEKIHACPNDYMLFWKEKSNNDACSMCGASRWKNAENNLINNTLGKKKRTPAKVLRFFPLKPRLKRLYMSSKTSELMKWHANDRIKDGALRHPADSEAWKRFDLQYPEFAKDPRNVRLGLASDGFNPFGTLQSVYSTWPVILMPYNLPPWLCMKQPYFILSLLIPGPNGPGNNIDVYLQPLVQELIELWEVGEDTFDASSKETFNLRAAIMWTINDFPAYGNLSVWCTYGRFACPICNEDTSSMRLKYGKKFCYMYHRRFLDHSSNYRNDAKSFDGTKELRYAPIVLSGSEILHQMRGIKFNLGKASDKVSGVKKGTWKKRSVFFEVPYWGFNLLRHNLDVMHIEKNVCDNLVSTSLNIDKKSKDNLNARLDLKELNIRKDLWPQQRGSGRTYLPPACFTMTAHEKKLFYEVLENVRFPDGYASNISRCIRKNRKFSGLKSHDCHVLMQQLLPVALRGTLPNNVILTLCNFERIFPPSFFTIMVHLVVHLASEAMIAGPVQYRWIYLSTLKSYVRNKACPEGSIAEAYIAAECLHSALVT